taatgtaattttatgatgtaaagtatttttttaaaattattatttatttgaaaaataaattaaaataattttttttaattttttttaaaattttaataaaaacaccttaaaattatatataaaaaaactaaaaatagcaTTAATTTGATGCAGATTCGTAATTTTcaacttattataaaaataagttaggATATTTTACgatgtaaagtatttttttaaattattatttatttgaaaataaattaaaataatttttttaaaatttttaataaaaacaccttaaaattatataaaaaaaactaaaaatagcaTTAATTTGATGCAGATTCGTAATTTTCACACCCATCTATTTGCGCCATCAAGATTTTGTGAGAGCCTAGCTCTATCCATAGGCACACAAATTTTCCTACAAAACTATTCACGTGGCCTAATGGAGACTACAGATTCGTAATTGACTGACGATGACCACCCacattaattgcataaatagTTAGTGGAAGAATTATGGCtgcaccaaaataaaaataataataaaaaagccagTTAGatttatcataaatatttttgtgttttaaaaataaattttttattttaaatcaataaatttttaatgtttttagattattttgatatattaatattaaaaataatttttaaaaaataatcaaaattacagctCCAAAATATTATAACACCTTGAAGTTGCAGGCTCTCTGCCTTGAAAAATCAGAGTCTTTTGCATGAGAGGTGATGGTTGATGTTAAAAAGCTTTcacgtaaataaaaacaaccaaacgTACAAACATTATGGTCCAAATTCCAAAAAGCAACCTGACTTATGACCAATCTATCTCTCTTGTAaaagcaggaaaaaaagaaaagcaaaattaaCTTCACCTCACTTGCCCGCTCTCTCTGCTTTACCCTCTGCAATGCCATTTTCTTGCTGCGATAACAAACAACAAAATCCTAAAACGAAGTGCAAAAGCTCGCTGTTTTTTATCTCACGGCCAAAACCCCCCACGTTCCGTCTCTCCCTCTCTAACCTCCTATAAAACCCCGCCTCTAAACCCTAAATTAAACCAACATCAAACAAACCCCTCTCAAAGCTCGCccatcttttcattttctttcaagcATGGAAGCTCTCTACTTCCTCAGGTTCTGGAGACCCACCACCACCTCCCACAAAGAAAACCGGCCCTCTAGTGGAAGCAGCGATGACACCACCGAGATCCCATTCACAGATTGTGAGTTTGAGGAGGGAGAAGACTCGTTCTTTGAATTGGAACTTACTGTGCCTGATTTTGACACCAGTAAAAGCAGCAGCTGCAACACCACCATAAAAAACTACCTCCCACTAGACAAGGAAAGCAACACCTTTGACTCTAAACAAGCACCTCCCCACAATTTAGCCCACAAAGAGAGCAGCTCCCCGCAGCATATATTTCATCCACCATCTCTTTCAACTGATCATCTCTTTTCGAAGAGAAAAATCCTCCCTATTGAACCCGTTTCATTCAAACCTCAGTCTCCAATCTCCCTGCTCAAATCAGCTCCGAGGTTTAAGATCCTCATGTTCAAGAAATCGAAGTCAATGGCATCagagaaaacagagaaaacagGGGCGACAGAGTACTTGAAAGCAAATAACAAGAAGCATGAAAGCAACAAGCTTTTCACTGTCAAGTTCAAGCTTGAAGAGGTCACTAATATTTCTTTCTTCACCAAACAGAACAGCTTGAGAAAGCAGATCCCTCATGAGTCCGATGACAATGATACATCAAAGCGATTTTCGAAGGAAATGATACAGAAGTACTTGAAGCTCATCAAACCATTATACATCAAGGTTTCCAAGAAGCATAGTGACAAGATGAAATTCTCCAGTGAGTTATCAGTCGGGTCTCCGTCATCTTCTCCGGCAACTGTGCCGGCGAAGGAGAAACAGGGGAGTTTTCCGGCTGGGATTAGAGTGGTTTCTAGGCATCTCGGAAAAAGCAAATCAGCTTCAGCGACCACAGGAGTTTCCCCTCCAGTTGTGAGTAGGAGAGATGATTCTCTGCTGCTACAACATGATGGGATTCAAAGTGCCATCCTGCATTGCAAGAAATCTTTCAATTCTTCGAAAGGTAATAAACTAATATAGCCCTTTCGTTCATTTGTGCTCtttgatttattgtttttaaaattatgatcaaaatataatttcttgtaCGTTATTTTTTCAGATTCTTCTTTAATGTCAAGACTCGCAAGTGACCCTTCGCACGAGAAATCAATGTCTTCACCAAGGATTTCATCAAGTGAATAGAATGGAATGAAATTAAGCTCTGTTTCTTGGAATTCAATAGAGCACAAGCGGGAAATATACacagaaaagaaattttatagggtttttttcatggtttatcatgtaaaggaaaagaaatgagagAGAAGTAGAGAGAGCTAGTAGCTTTTGTTAATAGGGTTTATTATTCCAGCTGCTGTTGATGTTGTTGTCTGTAAAGTAATGGTTCATCATGGGAAAACTTGAAAAAGTCTGAAACTGGGATCTTTTGTTGTATCTAATCTTATTTTGATACCTCAATGCATTGTGCTAGCTAGTCCTCCATGTCAAAAATGTAATCATATCTGGATTTGATAACTGAAATGACTTGATTGGTTTGCAAGAAAATTTACTTTTCTTCCATTACTTGGGAGTGTTTTCCACTTTGGATAACAGAACGAGATGAAAATATTCAGCATGGTTTCTTACTAATTTTCCCAGAAAAACACCTCCCGTCTGAATCATTTAGAAAGTTTTGCTTTGATGAATGTTTTAAACGGCCCAAAACCAAATCATCCGAGCAGTGATTATTGAGACGAGGAGCTAGCAGGGAATCACAGTAATTTTCATGGGATCATTGCTTAAGCTGGGGATTCTCTCAATCAAGTTCAAAATTTCTTTGTGGGGCAACAACTTGTTTGGTGGTTGATCATTAATGTGGGCAACTTGTAGATAATTGATTGATCACCATTACCAAGATGCTTTTTAACTAGAGAGGTCCCAGAACTATCTGATTAACTAAATTGGGTGTTTAAGAATGATGACAGTACCAAAGATTCTTGTCTTGTTTGCTCTAACGAGTGCAAGGAAACAGTGAGTTGGGGGGCCGTATTACCCCTGCAGGAGATCCAAAGCAATTTCATCATGGCAGGGCAACGATAATGCTCTCTGAAAAGCACTTATGAACAGTCTAAGTATTTTATTTGAGTAATTTATTAGTCTAATTTTGTTCAAATCAGAAAAAACTGAGAAAGGACGTTCATCGTGGCTGATGCCTCTGCGACTGTGAGTCTCCCTCTGACCAGTGATCACCTATCCTGTACCTGTTTTTTTGCTGACAATCTGTGAGTTGAAGATTCAAATTGTCTGTTGGGTGCACTCAGGAAACTGCCAGCGTAAAAGCCCACCTTCGTTGAACAttactttcttcttttaaaataagataatatcatattattaattaaattcaaatagtATTGAATGCTACGAGGACCAAACAATACACTTGACTGGcgtttgtttgtatttttgagattgaaaaagtcaatataataaaaataaaaatatattataaaataattttgaaattaattcttATACTATACAAATCATTCATGTATCTAGAAGcaatagttattattttttatccctaaaatatttatataaaaaaaatttaattctaaacTTGTCTAACTAAGACATGCAATGTTACAAGTAtttgttatcataattttaaaacatcttatttttttattgaaaggggattaaaataatattggcttgactaagtttctttttttaaatcaattgggTTTTTTACTCAAGTTTTGACTAGGTCTTAGGTCATCTCGGATGTTTTACCGAGTCAGGTCGAATCaatcttttctatattttttttataaatcaagatTATTCAAACCTCAACCTAACTTGTTGGGCTAATCTGAGTTTTATAACTATGGTTattacattattattaatttcagcaTTCaatgtaaattaaataaaaacaactatccaattattgtttttaaagatgTAAGTTTGacattaatacattttaaaagtaaaatatatctatttatattttattttttcttgttcgtCAACAACTAAACAcggtattaaaataattattctatcTAGTATATAATTACcaaatacaattttatctttatttttattctattttgtttttcctgtctttatctttttattattattattttgatataataattaaacagtACCTTACATAACCTAGTGTAATATGGTATGAAATAGGATTAAAATGACAATACACAAGactaatatttaaatgatataaaagtAAAATCACATGATAAAAGGTAAAAAGTTACTGAAGCTTTGATGCTAAGAAATCATGTATTTAGAGTATATTTGAAAGTgtagtagtaattatttttaaaattattttttatatcgaaatgcattaaataatgttttttaatatatatgaatatcaaagaataaaactcaaaaaaaatctaaatccaagatttagaaataaaatgaattgaaaaggagTTGGATAGAATACACTTTTGACTAAAAGAGAAagctaaaggaaaagaaaggcaATTAAAGGAGAGATAGAGGGATGCTTTTATAAATAACACCAACGGTCGCCcccattaaaatattttaaggattgagtttagagagagagagagagagagagagagagaacagagTACGTTAATATGTTGTTCGataatatctttaaatattaaaaaaaaaaatccttttaattttttttaaaaacttttatgcTATAATTGGCTGGCCCTCGAACACCGTGAGCAAATCCTAAACACATCATTTCTAACCTTGGATGACAATGCAATAAACAAATCTGCTTACTTTCTATACaatgttattatttataactATTATTCAGAATCGattgtgattaatttttaaaataatttttatttaaaaatatattaaaataatttttttattttttaaaattaacgcattaaaataatataaaaatattaatttaaaataaaaaaaataaaaaaaataattttaaattttttaaaaaatatttttaaaacataaaatcaagcaggttttgataatttttattttttttcaattaataattttttaaataattatatataaaatatatttaaaaaaacaacttgttaATAAAATGTTCGGAAGCTGTACAAATCAAGTTATTGTGACTAGAGTTCGCTGGAAAATGACAGGCAACATGTTATgtcatattttcatttttcctttGCTTTGGCACACAAAGACACGAAATGAGCACAAAAATCCATGGCTACAATCTTAAAGAGTTCAAATTCAAAGAGCAAAACATCATGAATTGGAGACATTAGAAAGATGGAGAGCAGGAAATTCCATatcaaggagagagagagagagagagagagaggagaagtagagagagagaggagggctAGAGGCCCTGCAATCTCACTGGAAGGAAGAGGCATCAAATTTCCAAAGCAAATCATGGTGACAAGAAATGCCGAGTGACCAGAAAACATAGCCCCACCTTCCCATTGCAGTCTACTCCCTGAACCACCGCAAGCTTGGCCCCTTTCATTAAGACTCGGTGGGGCTGTTTGGTCATCTGGTCTCTATTCGCCGTATGCAGCACTCaaatggttttgaaaaaaagggATCTCTTGAATTGACCGATGCTTGGCATTGCGTTTGTAATTACGTTTcgtcaaattttgaaattttttttttttttgctaaaattgaattcggtttgtactttttggattgttttgatgtgctga
The genomic region above belongs to Populus alba chromosome 12, ASM523922v2, whole genome shotgun sequence and contains:
- the LOC118044369 gene encoding membrane-associated kinase regulator 5 produces the protein MEALYFLRFWRPTTTSHKENRPSSGSSDDTTEIPFTDCEFEEGEDSFFELELTVPDFDTSKSSSCNTTIKNYLPLDKESNTFDSKQAPPHNLAHKESSSPQHIFHPPSLSTDHLFSKRKILPIEPVSFKPQSPISLLKSAPRFKILMFKKSKSMASEKTEKTGATEYLKANNKKHESNKLFTVKFKLEEVTNISFFTKQNSLRKQIPHESDDNDTSKRFSKEMIQKYLKLIKPLYIKVSKKHSDKMKFSSELSVGSPSSSPATVPAKEKQGSFPAGIRVVSRHLGKSKSASATTGVSPPVVSRRDDSLLLQHDGIQSAILHCKKSFNSSKDSSLMSRLASDPSHEKSMSSPRISSSE